In the genome of Magnolia sinica isolate HGM2019 chromosome 2, MsV1, whole genome shotgun sequence, one region contains:
- the LOC131236490 gene encoding two-component response regulator ORR9-like isoform X2 has product MELKEDHEDSHHHQQDFHVLAVDDSLIDRKLLEKLLTISSYHVTCVDSGSKALEYLGLPDNLDNSTSSTTEQQRAVNVNLIITDYCMPGMSGYDLLRRVKKSSWKDVPVVVMSSENVPSRISRCLEGGAEEFFLKPVQLSDMKRLQPHLLKSLNSTSNNNNNNTTNSSNNNKRKAMSPPPNERRPKCRSLTVV; this is encoded by the exons atggaactAAAGGAAGACCATGAAGACTCACACCACCACCAACAAGACTTCCATGTTCTAGCTGTCGATGATAGCCTCATAGACAGGAAGCTCTTAGAAAAGCTTCTTACAATCTCTTCCTACCATG TGACATGTGTGGATTCTGGAAGTAAGGCGTTGGAGTATCTAGGCTTGCCGGACAATCTTGATAATTCTACTTCTTCTACAACAGAACAACAACGC GCCGTGAACGTGAATTTGATAATCACAGACTACTGCATGCCTGGGATGAGCGGCTATGATTTACTCAGGAGGGTCaag AAATCTTCATGGAAAGACGTTCCAGTCGTTGTTATGTCATCGGAAAACGTGCCCTCCAGAATCAGCAG GTGCTTGGAAGGAGGGGCAGAGGAGTTCTTTTTGAAGCCTGTTCAGTTATCTGATATGAAGCGGCTTCAACCTCACCTTTTGAAATCACTCAATTCTACTTC caacaataacaacaacaacacaacaaacagcagcaacaacaataaGAGAAAAGCTATGTCTCCTCCACCCAACGAGAGAAGACCCAAATGTAGAAGTTTAACAGTTGTGTAA
- the LOC131236490 gene encoding two-component response regulator ORR9-like isoform X1, with translation MELKEDHEDSHHHQQDFHVLAVDDSLIDRKLLEKLLTISSYHVTCVDSGSKALEYLGLPDNLDNSTSSTTEQQRAVNVNLIITDYCMPGMSGYDLLRRVKKSSWKDVPVVVMSSENVPSRISRCLEGGAEEFFLKPVQLSDMKRLQPHLLKSLNSTSNNNNNNNATNNSSNNNNNNNHTTNNSSSNNNNNNNTTNSSNNNKRKAMSPPPNERRPKCRSLTVV, from the exons atggaactAAAGGAAGACCATGAAGACTCACACCACCACCAACAAGACTTCCATGTTCTAGCTGTCGATGATAGCCTCATAGACAGGAAGCTCTTAGAAAAGCTTCTTACAATCTCTTCCTACCATG TGACATGTGTGGATTCTGGAAGTAAGGCGTTGGAGTATCTAGGCTTGCCGGACAATCTTGATAATTCTACTTCTTCTACAACAGAACAACAACGC GCCGTGAACGTGAATTTGATAATCACAGACTACTGCATGCCTGGGATGAGCGGCTATGATTTACTCAGGAGGGTCaag AAATCTTCATGGAAAGACGTTCCAGTCGTTGTTATGTCATCGGAAAACGTGCCCTCCAGAATCAGCAG GTGCTTGGAAGGAGGGGCAGAGGAGTTCTTTTTGAAGCCTGTTCAGTTATCTGATATGAAGCGGCTTCAACCTCACCTTTTGAAATCACTCAATTCTACTTCCaacaataataacaacaacaacgcaacaaacaacagcagcaacaacaacaacaacaacaaccacacaacaaacaacagcagcagcaacaacaataacaacaacaacacaacaaacagcagcaacaacaataaGAGAAAAGCTATGTCTCCTCCACCCAACGAGAGAAGACCCAAATGTAGAAGTTTAACAGTTGTGTAA